One Pseudomonas sp. MH9.2 DNA segment encodes these proteins:
- a CDS encoding sensor histidine kinase, with protein sequence MSLKAPMRPGWLGQWFLRTRPRQVDDVRALLAKLPLCLARADDALPHFLDRFEALNPGSKLGVLLPGEDFGPKRRAMVSPCDEVSSCPWRDGEMAEAPLACPACQRRGRHRLLTALPGTAPGKRGVLLLDTPYPASRGFHGLLGETARVVGVTMQLLCHKREQQRKEATFQHGALARELHDSVAQQLGYLSFQASLMQAALREPEQAAVLLTDLRGGLSQLQRQVRELITSARLTMDGRSLRQALADSVAEFSRRCIIVFELDNRLTEDALYPETELQILQIIREALANVVRHSHARHVRIELRQTPQGEISVTVEDDGIGLSPASLEENHYGLAIIRERASTIGAQLSIETIRPHGARVHLSLIQNNDDPLRRFDEQHDLIVDR encoded by the coding sequence ATGTCATTGAAAGCTCCAATGCGACCCGGGTGGTTGGGCCAATGGTTCCTGCGCACGCGACCACGTCAGGTGGACGACGTGCGCGCCTTGCTGGCCAAACTGCCGCTATGCCTGGCACGCGCAGACGATGCTTTGCCCCATTTTCTCGACCGATTCGAAGCGCTGAACCCTGGTAGCAAGCTGGGGGTGTTGTTGCCTGGCGAAGACTTCGGTCCCAAGCGCCGGGCGATGGTCAGCCCGTGTGATGAGGTCTCCAGTTGCCCGTGGCGCGACGGCGAGATGGCTGAAGCACCGTTGGCGTGTCCGGCGTGCCAGCGCCGCGGGCGTCATCGATTGCTGACCGCTCTGCCGGGCACTGCACCCGGCAAGCGCGGAGTCTTGTTGCTGGACACGCCATACCCTGCCAGTCGCGGGTTTCATGGCTTGTTGGGGGAAACGGCACGGGTGGTGGGGGTGACGATGCAGTTGCTGTGTCACAAGCGTGAGCAGCAACGCAAAGAGGCAACGTTCCAGCACGGTGCATTGGCGCGCGAACTTCACGATTCGGTTGCACAACAATTGGGCTATCTGTCGTTTCAGGCCAGCCTGATGCAGGCAGCACTGCGTGAGCCCGAGCAGGCTGCCGTTCTGCTGACCGATTTACGCGGCGGGTTGAGCCAGCTTCAACGCCAGGTGCGCGAGCTGATCACCAGCGCTCGCCTGACCATGGATGGACGCTCGCTGCGTCAGGCATTGGCTGATTCCGTGGCCGAGTTTTCCCGACGCTGCATCATCGTGTTCGAGCTGGACAATCGTTTGACCGAAGATGCGCTGTACCCGGAAACCGAATTGCAAATTTTACAGATCATCCGGGAAGCATTGGCCAACGTGGTGCGGCACTCCCACGCCCGGCATGTGCGGATCGAACTGCGCCAGACGCCGCAAGGCGAGATTTCGGTGACTGTCGAAGATGACGGCATCGGCTTGAGCCCCGCGTCGCTGGAGGAGAATCATTATGGCCTGGCGATCATTCGTGAGCGCGCCTCGACCATCGGCGCACAGCTGTCCATCGAAACTATCCGTCCTCACGGCGCTCGCGTGCACCTGAGCCTTATCCAGAACAATGACGACCCACTGAGGCGCTTCGATGAGCAGCACGACCTTATTGTTGATCGATGA
- a CDS encoding response regulator, which translates to MSSTTLLLIDDHPLFRKGLAQLFAASDDFDVVGQAASGREGINLALRLAPKLVLLDLHMPGLSGLQVLDEMKQLGLECQIVVLTASMDRGELLTALRLGASGYVLKETEPEALLAYMRNCSKGAIVLDDCLVSLLAGHNDISADAALDGVEDCGLTDREAQTLALIASGMSNKQIGRELGISDGTVKIYVKNLLQKLNLRSRLELAAWVHKAASMRKEERH; encoded by the coding sequence ATGAGCAGCACGACCTTATTGTTGATCGATGACCATCCCTTGTTCCGCAAAGGGCTGGCGCAATTGTTTGCCGCCAGCGATGACTTCGATGTGGTGGGCCAGGCCGCCAGCGGCAGGGAAGGGATCAACCTGGCCCTGCGCCTGGCGCCCAAGCTGGTCCTGCTGGACCTGCATATGCCGGGCTTGAGTGGTTTGCAGGTGCTCGACGAGATGAAGCAGTTGGGGCTCGAGTGCCAGATTGTGGTCTTGACCGCTTCGATGGATCGCGGCGAGTTGCTGACTGCCTTACGCCTGGGCGCCAGCGGCTATGTCTTGAAGGAAACCGAGCCGGAAGCGCTGCTGGCGTACATGCGCAATTGCAGCAAAGGCGCGATTGTCCTGGATGACTGTCTGGTCTCGCTGCTGGCCGGGCACAACGACATCAGTGCCGATGCAGCGCTGGACGGGGTGGAAGACTGCGGCCTGACTGATCGCGAGGCACAAACGCTGGCATTGATCGCCTCGGGCATGAGCAATAAACAGATAGGTCGTGAGCTGGGTATCAGCGACGGCACGGTGAAAATCTACGTGAAGAACCTGTTGCAGAAGCTCAATCTGCGTTCGCGACTGGAGCTGGCAGCCTGGGTGCACAAGGCTGCATCAATGAGAAAAGAGGAGCGGCATTGA
- a CDS encoding PAS domain-containing protein yields MAEHSATTLESIFTRQALQYLDVFPIALLELTDKGEITHYNAAWADLMELPGDERNMVEYVHQEDRSLWRQALYELRRRPDISFNQRLRFVHPQGELRWFDISLKRRDVRFYLVVNDITQHKRREIALQASQRSALSLLDSMPGLIYRGRNNHDWTMEFVSAGCLQLTGYPAERLMDSHDCTYNSLIHPDDADYVWREVQYALSRYQPYELRYRIRCADNSIKNVWEKGVGIYSDSREVLGIEGAIFEIVTP; encoded by the coding sequence ATGGCCGAGCACAGCGCGACAACGCTTGAGTCAATATTCACCCGCCAGGCACTGCAGTATCTGGATGTATTCCCCATCGCCTTGCTCGAACTCACTGACAAAGGCGAGATCACCCACTACAACGCCGCCTGGGCCGACCTGATGGAGTTGCCGGGTGATGAACGCAATATGGTTGAATACGTGCATCAGGAAGACCGTTCCCTGTGGCGGCAGGCGTTGTATGAATTACGCCGCCGCCCTGATATTTCCTTCAATCAGCGCCTGCGTTTCGTGCATCCCCAAGGTGAGCTGCGTTGGTTCGACATCAGCCTGAAACGGCGTGATGTCAGGTTTTATCTGGTGGTCAACGACATCACCCAGCACAAGCGCCGGGAGATTGCCTTGCAAGCCAGTCAGCGCAGCGCCCTCAGCCTGCTGGACAGCATGCCCGGCCTGATTTATCGCGGCCGCAATAACCACGACTGGACCATGGAGTTCGTCAGCGCCGGCTGTCTGCAGCTCACCGGTTATCCCGCCGAGCGCTTGATGGACAGCCACGACTGCACCTACAACAGCCTGATCCACCCCGACGATGCGGATTACGTCTGGCGTGAGGTTCAATACGCCTTGTCCCGGTACCAGCCCTACGAACTCAGGTACCGGATTCGCTGCGCAGACAACTCGATCAAGAACGTCTGGGAAAAAGGCGTCGGCATCTATTCGGACAGTCGCGAGGTGTTGGGTATCGAGGGTGCGATTTTTGAAATTGTCACTCCATAG
- a CDS encoding sigma-54-dependent Fis family transcriptional regulator, producing the protein MSLIKTINAELQSEARLARETLHGEGEVPDGVLRAEIDASWRRSLSHGVHFNSKHELALESTASLELLLASNRLLIDAATPEIDYLAAQQGKEGLIILANADATILALEGRADDLKGSGLQDIALGACWSEAARGTNALGTALVDARPTLIDCGEHFLDRLSPFSCTSVPIHSPHGELLGVLDLTREGPLGRVQDSTALLCMAVTQIESRVFNATYPDQIVLAFHSRRQYLESAWQGLLALDLTGKILAVSAHACQLLGVPRAGLVGRRCEEFLGIDGLQLLARLRQGSIGSLQTAKGEFFYKALRAPQRSPNVASVARGAPKAAPAQPNLEALAGGNSRYARALRMARQGLANELPVLLLGETGTGKEVIARALHRAGVRGDKPFIAVNCAAIPEGLIESELFGYREGAFTGSRRGGMIGRLQQAHGGTLFLDEIGDMPLALQARLLRVLQDRKVAPLGAGEEQDIDVALICATHRDLKRQVEEKQFREDLFYRVNGISVMLPALRERDDFDALVSSLLGKLGNVTVKLSSDLQSLLAGYHWPGNIRQLEMVLRTVLAMRDEGESELGLEHLPDSMLDDLSACDRPQTGRIRENELELIRNSLDSHQGNVSAAADALGISRATLYRKLKQLRS; encoded by the coding sequence ATGTCGCTAATAAAAACAATAAACGCTGAGTTACAAAGCGAAGCCCGGCTGGCCCGGGAGACACTGCACGGCGAAGGTGAAGTGCCCGATGGGGTGCTGCGGGCCGAAATTGATGCCTCATGGCGGCGCAGTCTTAGCCACGGTGTGCATTTCAATAGCAAGCACGAACTCGCGCTGGAGTCGACGGCCAGTCTTGAGTTGCTGTTGGCGAGCAATCGCTTGCTTATCGACGCTGCGACGCCGGAGATCGACTATCTGGCGGCTCAGCAAGGCAAGGAAGGGCTGATTATTCTGGCCAATGCCGACGCCACCATTCTCGCCCTTGAGGGGCGCGCCGATGACCTTAAAGGCAGCGGCTTGCAAGACATCGCCCTGGGTGCCTGTTGGAGTGAGGCGGCTCGCGGCACCAATGCCTTGGGCACTGCGCTGGTCGATGCTCGTCCGACGTTGATCGATTGTGGTGAACACTTTCTGGATCGCTTGAGCCCTTTCTCGTGTACGTCTGTGCCGATTCACAGCCCCCATGGCGAGCTGCTCGGTGTGCTTGACCTGACCCGCGAAGGCCCTTTAGGGCGCGTTCAGGACAGCACTGCGCTGTTGTGCATGGCTGTCACCCAGATTGAAAGCCGGGTGTTCAACGCGACCTATCCGGATCAAATCGTCCTGGCCTTCCACAGTCGTCGCCAATACCTTGAATCCGCGTGGCAGGGTCTGCTGGCATTGGATTTGACCGGAAAGATTCTGGCGGTCAGCGCGCATGCCTGTCAGTTGCTCGGTGTGCCTCGGGCAGGGTTGGTGGGGCGGCGCTGTGAAGAGTTTCTGGGCATCGATGGTCTGCAACTGCTCGCGCGTCTGCGGCAAGGCAGCATAGGCAGCTTGCAAACCGCCAAGGGCGAGTTTTTCTATAAAGCCCTGCGCGCGCCACAACGCTCGCCTAACGTGGCCAGTGTGGCTCGGGGCGCGCCTAAAGCGGCCCCCGCGCAACCCAATCTCGAGGCGCTGGCGGGAGGTAACAGTCGGTATGCCCGCGCGCTGCGCATGGCACGCCAAGGGCTGGCGAACGAGCTGCCCGTTTTGCTGCTGGGCGAAACGGGGACCGGCAAGGAGGTTATCGCCCGGGCCCTTCACCGGGCGGGTGTGCGCGGTGATAAACCGTTTATCGCGGTGAACTGTGCAGCCATCCCTGAAGGGTTGATCGAGTCCGAATTGTTTGGTTATCGCGAGGGCGCTTTCACCGGCTCACGGCGTGGCGGCATGATCGGTCGCCTGCAACAGGCCCACGGCGGCACGCTGTTCCTCGACGAGATCGGTGATATGCCTTTGGCACTTCAGGCCCGCCTGCTGCGGGTGCTGCAGGACCGTAAGGTCGCGCCATTGGGCGCAGGCGAGGAACAGGATATCGATGTCGCACTGATCTGTGCCACCCACCGCGATCTCAAGCGTCAGGTTGAGGAAAAGCAGTTCCGCGAGGATCTTTTTTACCGGGTGAATGGCATCAGCGTGATGTTGCCCGCCTTGCGTGAGCGTGACGATTTTGATGCGCTGGTGAGCAGCTTGCTGGGCAAATTGGGCAATGTGACGGTCAAACTCTCCAGCGACTTGCAATCATTACTGGCGGGCTACCACTGGCCGGGCAACATACGTCAGTTGGAGATGGTGCTGCGCACAGTGTTGGCCATGCGCGACGAGGGCGAAAGCGAGCTGGGGCTGGAGCACCTGCCCGACAGCATGCTTGATGACCTGAGCGCCTGTGACCGTCCTCAAACCGGCCGTATCCGCGAGAATGAACTCGAGTTGATCCGCAACTCTCTGGACAGTCATCAGGGCAACGTTTCGGCCGCCGCTGACGCGCTAGGCATCAGTCGGGCGACGCTGTACCGCAAGCTCAAACAGTTGCGCAGCTGA
- a CDS encoding ABC transporter ATP-binding protein: protein MQRLIVRLVDSKDPQALHDALTWLYGFVRPHRLAIGGLLGLSLCASLLVLVQPWLTKLLIDDGLLARNFSMLTLIAGLMIGAGLLGTVLSGINRYLYTRLSGRILFALRDEIYRHLQTLSPTFYGQRRIGDLMSRLDGDVAEVQRFAVDSLFSAVSSIIGLVFAVAMLLALSWKLSLLAVVLIPLDILWLRWMRRKVAHEVKQLRERSADVSSFMVETLPVMKFIQASGQQQREARRLESLGQGYMTQLLRLQVTEFFTQAVPGTLTSLSRACAFLIGGYWVVQGTWQLGALIAFSTYLGMAVGPVQSLLGLYVALQRMTVSLGRVMELRGEKPGVSTPEHPLPMPTTGEVWFQSVHFSHPGRPAILKGIDARIPYGLKVALSGGSGVGKSTLIDLLQRFQDPQAGRVLLDGCDLRDLDLFELRRRIAVVSQDIVLFRGSLADNLSYSSPNASRAAIAEVAHLAQLDSLIESLPEGLDSPLGERGQQLSGGQKQRIAIARALLQDPLILVLDEATSAVDEATEREVICAIDQLFAGRTRILISHRPSTLADADLRFHMVDGVLTSSTVVHEV, encoded by the coding sequence ATGCAGCGGTTGATTGTCAGGCTGGTCGACAGCAAGGACCCGCAGGCACTCCACGACGCGTTGACATGGCTGTACGGCTTCGTCCGTCCACATCGCCTGGCCATTGGCGGTTTGTTGGGCCTGTCGCTGTGCGCTTCCTTGCTGGTGCTGGTGCAACCCTGGCTGACCAAGTTGCTGATTGACGATGGCTTGCTGGCGCGTAACTTTTCGATGCTGACGCTGATCGCCGGATTGATGATCGGTGCCGGGCTGCTGGGCACGGTGTTATCCGGGATCAACCGTTATCTGTACACGCGACTGTCCGGGCGGATCCTGTTCGCCTTGCGTGACGAAATTTATCGGCATTTACAGACACTGTCGCCGACGTTCTATGGACAACGACGCATTGGCGACTTGATGTCCCGGCTTGATGGCGATGTCGCGGAGGTCCAGCGCTTTGCCGTCGATTCACTGTTCTCGGCGGTCTCCAGCATCATTGGTCTGGTCTTCGCCGTGGCGATGTTATTGGCCCTGTCCTGGAAACTGTCACTGCTGGCCGTGGTGTTGATTCCTTTGGACATCCTCTGGCTGCGCTGGATGCGGCGCAAAGTTGCGCATGAGGTCAAACAGTTGCGCGAGCGTTCGGCGGACGTGTCGTCCTTCATGGTCGAAACCCTACCGGTGATGAAGTTCATCCAGGCGTCCGGTCAGCAGCAGCGCGAAGCACGCAGGCTGGAGTCCTTGGGGCAGGGCTACATGACTCAACTGCTGCGCCTGCAAGTCACCGAATTCTTCACCCAGGCGGTGCCCGGCACCTTGACCTCATTGTCTCGGGCCTGCGCGTTCCTGATCGGTGGTTATTGGGTGGTGCAGGGCACTTGGCAGCTCGGCGCGTTGATCGCTTTCTCTACGTACCTGGGCATGGCCGTCGGCCCGGTGCAGAGCCTGCTCGGGCTGTATGTCGCCCTGCAGCGCATGACCGTGAGCCTCGGCCGGGTCATGGAGTTGCGCGGTGAAAAGCCGGGAGTCAGCACGCCGGAGCACCCGCTGCCGATGCCCACCACGGGCGAGGTGTGGTTTCAGTCGGTGCACTTCAGCCATCCGGGGCGTCCGGCGATCCTCAAGGGCATTGATGCGCGTATCCCTTATGGCCTGAAAGTCGCCTTGAGCGGCGGCTCCGGGGTGGGCAAGTCGACGCTGATCGATCTGCTGCAACGCTTCCAGGACCCGCAAGCCGGTCGTGTCTTGCTCGACGGCTGTGATCTGCGTGATCTAGACCTGTTCGAGTTACGTCGGCGCATCGCGGTGGTCAGTCAGGACATTGTGCTGTTTCGAGGGAGCCTGGCGGACAACCTGTCCTACAGCTCGCCAAACGCCAGCCGTGCGGCGATTGCCGAAGTCGCTCATCTGGCTCAATTGGACAGCCTGATCGAGTCCCTGCCCGAAGGCCTCGACAGTCCGCTCGGCGAGCGAGGACAGCAGCTTTCCGGTGGGCAGAAACAACGAATCGCCATCGCCCGCGCACTGTTGCAAGACCCTTTGATTCTGGTCCTCGATGAAGCCACCTCGGCGGTAGACGAAGCCACCGAGCGTGAAGTCATTTGCGCCATTGACCAGCTGTTTGCCGGACGAACACGGATTCTGATCAGTCATCGTCCGTCGACGCTGGCGGATGCAGACCTGCGCTTCCATATGGTAGACGGCGTGCTCACGTCGTCGACAGTCGTCCATGAGGTCTGA
- a CDS encoding S8 family serine peptidase, with product MRPVRIGIVDSGHSPAQQPRVVASRRFLLVEEGLLEDEVEGDELGHGSAIIDAICRRAPEAEFCVAQVFDKRGVTSAMQISSAIDWLAEHEVRLINLSLGMRQDRSLLREACAAALKRGVLLCASSPAQGEAVFPASYPGVVRVTGDARCGEQDWSWLNSAQADFAACVRGTLAGQSGASLGCAALSGHIAAYLAEQPHASNSEIIDWLRAYARYRGPERRVGP from the coding sequence ATGCGGCCTGTGCGCATTGGCATCGTTGACAGCGGCCATTCACCCGCGCAACAGCCTAGAGTTGTTGCCAGCCGACGCTTCTTGCTGGTGGAGGAGGGGCTGCTCGAGGACGAGGTGGAGGGGGATGAACTTGGGCATGGCAGTGCGATCATCGACGCTATTTGCCGACGCGCACCCGAGGCTGAATTTTGTGTGGCCCAGGTCTTCGATAAACGTGGGGTCACCAGTGCGATGCAAATCTCAAGCGCGATCGATTGGCTGGCTGAACACGAAGTTCGCCTGATCAACTTGAGCCTGGGGATGCGTCAGGACCGAAGTCTGTTGCGTGAAGCCTGTGCGGCGGCGCTGAAACGTGGGGTATTGCTGTGCGCCTCAAGTCCGGCTCAGGGCGAGGCAGTATTTCCGGCGAGTTACCCGGGTGTCGTGCGGGTTACCGGTGATGCACGCTGTGGTGAGCAGGATTGGTCGTGGCTTAACAGCGCCCAGGCGGATTTCGCCGCGTGCGTGCGTGGCACGTTGGCCGGGCAGTCCGGTGCCAGCCTGGGTTGCGCGGCCTTGAGCGGGCATATCGCCGCGTATCTGGCTGAACAACCGCACGCCTCTAACTCGGAGATCATCGATTGGCTAAGGGCCTATGCCCGTTACCGTGGTCCTGAGCGGCGGGTCGGGCCATGA
- a CDS encoding tryptophan 7-halogenase has translation MSTILILGAGPAGAAVALGLRRLGYPVSIVSEWRRFPALEGVSLRVLEALRAAGLEHALADATLPSQRQVSWNGQQHAQNIEWLLDRPRFDRGLREDLQRAGVELIEGRVLAVQSTASGHRVQIEGHADLQADFLVESRGRQAPALGKGLRGPETVSLLNRWQGVPGATASAVESIEQGWVWMARQADGCCYWQLTVDVASAELPGKAQLLDYCRERRQASALATAFFADGTEVDVHLHARSSTAILCPQVCGDNWIRVGDAAMAVDPLSGNGIFQSLSSALQAPVVINTLLRAPERAALAQQFHRQRVEQLFLRFARIGRDFYADEQRWQDQPFWKARRQWPDADLAHKPADFAAISLQRAPVLRDGLVDEAEVVVTADQPLGVWHLQGIELAPLVLRLQTEPAQQVLADLSKEQEHLVRSWLLSQGYRP, from the coding sequence ATGAGTACGATTCTGATTTTAGGCGCCGGGCCTGCGGGCGCGGCGGTCGCATTGGGCCTGCGCCGGCTCGGTTACCCGGTCTCGATAGTCAGCGAGTGGCGACGCTTCCCCGCACTGGAAGGTGTATCGCTGAGGGTGTTGGAGGCGTTGCGTGCGGCGGGCCTGGAGCATGCGCTGGCAGATGCTACGCTGCCGTCCCAGCGTCAGGTGTCCTGGAATGGTCAGCAGCACGCACAAAATATTGAATGGCTGCTGGATCGCCCACGGTTTGATCGCGGCCTGCGCGAGGATCTGCAGCGTGCCGGTGTCGAGCTGATCGAGGGGCGTGTGCTGGCGGTACAGTCGACTGCCTCGGGGCATCGGGTGCAGATTGAAGGCCACGCCGATCTTCAGGCGGACTTTTTGGTCGAGTCACGCGGTCGTCAGGCACCCGCGCTGGGTAAAGGTCTGCGCGGGCCGGAAACCGTCAGTCTGCTCAACCGCTGGCAGGGCGTGCCGGGGGCGACCGCGAGTGCGGTCGAAAGCATCGAGCAGGGTTGGGTCTGGATGGCGCGCCAGGCCGATGGGTGTTGCTATTGGCAACTGACGGTGGACGTGGCCAGCGCCGAATTGCCGGGTAAAGCCCAGCTACTCGACTACTGTCGGGAGAGGCGCCAGGCATCGGCGCTGGCGACGGCATTTTTTGCCGACGGCACCGAGGTTGATGTGCACCTGCATGCCCGCAGCAGCACGGCCATTCTTTGCCCGCAGGTGTGCGGTGACAACTGGATTCGGGTCGGTGATGCCGCCATGGCGGTGGACCCGCTGTCGGGCAACGGTATCTTCCAGTCACTGTCCTCGGCGCTCCAGGCCCCGGTGGTGATCAACACCTTATTGCGAGCGCCTGAACGTGCGGCGTTGGCCCAGCAGTTTCACCGGCAACGGGTCGAGCAGTTGTTTTTACGGTTCGCCAGGATCGGGCGTGATTTTTATGCCGATGAGCAGCGTTGGCAGGATCAACCTTTCTGGAAGGCGCGTCGCCAATGGCCGGACGCTGATCTGGCGCACAAACCGGCTGATTTCGCGGCCATCAGCCTGCAGCGGGCCCCGGTATTGCGCGACGGTCTGGTGGATGAGGCTGAAGTGGTGGTGACGGCGGATCAACCGCTGGGGGTCTGGCACTTGCAAGGCATCGAGCTAGCACCGTTGGTCCTTCGCCTGCAAACAGAGCCCGCGCAGCAGGTGCTGGCGGATTTGTCGAAAGAACAGGAGCATCTAGTGCGCAGTTGGCTGCTCAGCCAGGGCTACCGTCCTTAA
- a CDS encoding aldehyde dehydrogenase family protein has translation MLNHSSLLPATVAFIKRVPRMLINGEWVEAADGNVMTLHNPASGEVLCTVPCATPDDVDRAVLAARHAFDDSAWSRTRPRERQNLLWKLADLLERDAELLAQLECLNNGKSAAVARVMDVQLSIDFLRYMAGWATKIEGSSVEVSMPLMPNDQFHSFIRREAVGVVGAIVAWNFPLLLACWKLGPALATGCTVVLKPADETPMSALKLAELALEAGYPAGVFNVVTGTGITAGSALTHNPLVDKLTFTGSTAVGKQIGKIAMDSMTRVTLELGGKSPTIVMGDADLAAAAAGAASAIFFNQGQVCCAGSRLYVQRKHFDNVVADISDIANAMKLGNGLDPSVDMGPLISARQQERVSRYIEMGREGGATIACGGEQFGPGFFVKPTVIVGVDQKNPLVQEEIFGPVLVAIPFDDEADALRLANDSPYGLGASVWSNDLAVVHRMIPRIKSGSVWVNCHSALDPALPFGGYKMSGVGREMGYAAIEHYTELKSVLIKL, from the coding sequence ATGCTGAACCATTCATCCCTGCTACCCGCCACTGTTGCCTTTATAAAACGTGTACCCCGCATGCTGATCAATGGCGAGTGGGTCGAGGCCGCCGACGGCAACGTCATGACGTTGCATAACCCCGCCAGCGGTGAAGTGCTCTGCACTGTGCCCTGCGCGACGCCGGACGATGTCGATCGCGCGGTACTCGCAGCTCGCCACGCGTTTGATGACTCGGCCTGGAGCCGGACCCGGCCCCGTGAGCGGCAGAACCTGCTGTGGAAACTCGCCGACCTGCTGGAGCGCGATGCCGAGCTACTGGCCCAGCTTGAATGTCTGAACAATGGCAAGAGCGCGGCGGTAGCGCGGGTCATGGATGTGCAGCTGTCCATCGACTTCTTGCGCTACATGGCCGGCTGGGCGACCAAAATCGAAGGTTCCAGCGTCGAAGTTTCGATGCCCTTGATGCCCAACGATCAGTTTCACAGCTTTATCCGCCGTGAGGCCGTGGGTGTGGTGGGCGCTATCGTTGCCTGGAACTTCCCGCTGCTGCTGGCCTGCTGGAAGCTCGGCCCAGCCCTCGCGACGGGCTGCACCGTGGTACTCAAGCCCGCTGACGAAACGCCAATGAGCGCCCTGAAGCTCGCGGAATTGGCACTCGAAGCCGGTTACCCGGCCGGGGTCTTCAACGTGGTGACCGGCACCGGCATCACTGCCGGCTCCGCCCTGACGCACAATCCACTGGTCGACAAACTGACCTTCACCGGCTCCACCGCCGTCGGCAAGCAGATCGGCAAGATCGCGATGGATTCGATGACCCGTGTCACCCTGGAACTGGGCGGTAAGTCACCGACCATCGTCATGGGTGATGCGGACCTCGCGGCCGCTGCCGCCGGGGCTGCCAGCGCCATCTTCTTCAATCAGGGCCAAGTGTGCTGTGCCGGTTCGCGGCTGTATGTGCAGCGCAAGCACTTCGATAACGTGGTCGCCGACATCTCGGATATCGCCAATGCGATGAAGCTGGGTAACGGCCTAGACCCTAGCGTGGACATGGGCCCCTTGATCTCGGCCCGGCAACAAGAGCGGGTGTCGCGCTACATCGAGATGGGCCGTGAGGGCGGTGCGACCATCGCCTGTGGCGGCGAACAGTTCGGGCCGGGATTCTTCGTCAAGCCCACCGTGATCGTCGGTGTCGATCAGAAAAACCCGCTGGTCCAGGAAGAAATTTTCGGACCGGTACTGGTGGCGATTCCCTTCGATGATGAAGCCGATGCCCTGCGTCTGGCCAACGACAGTCCCTACGGGCTGGGCGCCAGCGTCTGGTCAAACGACCTGGCAGTCGTGCACCGGATGATCCCCCGGATCAAGTCCGGCTCGGTGTGGGTCAATTGCCACAGCGCGCTCGATCCGGCGCTGCCTTTCGGTGGCTACAAAATGTCCGGGGTCGGCCGGGAGATGGGCTACGCCGCCATCGAGCACTACACCGAATTGAAATCCGTGCTGATCAAACTGTAA
- a CDS encoding phage integrase Arm DNA-binding domain-containing protein — MAPRPRNTGSKDLPPNLYRKTDARNGVTYYTYRDPVSGHVFGLGKDKEAAIREAVAANYSDQARPALIDRINAPLPVSAPTKSFSDWIKEYRSLYAKRGLAPATLKNTGMRLNRLDVQFGARPINQMVTMEIATYLSSLSSEGKGQMARAMRSLLRDVFMEAIASGWCDKNPVDITRTAKIKIKRERLTLELWKATYEEASKPWLKRAMELAVLTGQRRDDIGSMLFKDVSDGFLHVVQAKTGARLRISTELRLDAVSLDLSLVIKRCRNNVISKHLVHHVKNFSTVGAGSKVNLASLTTAFAEARDKAALRLGIQFGKQPPSFHEMRSLSARLHAAEGRDPQKLLGHRSSTMTDLYRDSRGSEWIEVA, encoded by the coding sequence ATGGCGCCCAGGCCGCGTAATACCGGGTCAAAGGATCTTCCACCAAACCTATACCGCAAAACCGACGCCCGAAACGGCGTCACTTACTACACCTACCGCGATCCAGTGAGTGGTCATGTGTTTGGACTTGGCAAGGACAAGGAGGCAGCTATTCGCGAAGCGGTAGCGGCCAACTATTCCGACCAAGCCCGCCCAGCACTTATCGACAGGATAAATGCGCCACTACCTGTATCAGCACCCACAAAGTCTTTTTCTGACTGGATAAAAGAGTACAGAAGCCTGTATGCAAAACGCGGGCTTGCCCCTGCAACACTGAAGAACACGGGCATGCGATTGAACAGGCTTGATGTTCAGTTTGGCGCGAGGCCTATCAATCAGATGGTGACGATGGAAATTGCCACGTATCTGTCCTCGCTTTCTTCGGAAGGTAAAGGGCAGATGGCCAGGGCCATGCGTTCGCTTCTTCGTGACGTGTTCATGGAGGCGATTGCATCGGGGTGGTGTGATAAGAATCCTGTCGATATAACTCGCACAGCCAAGATCAAGATCAAGCGTGAGCGACTTACCCTGGAGCTCTGGAAGGCAACATACGAAGAGGCAAGCAAGCCATGGCTGAAGCGCGCCATGGAACTGGCAGTGCTGACCGGGCAGCGGCGGGATGATATCGGGTCAATGCTATTCAAGGATGTGTCTGATGGTTTTTTGCATGTCGTCCAAGCGAAAACTGGTGCACGACTGCGCATCAGTACGGAGTTGCGACTTGATGCGGTTTCTTTGGATCTTTCATTAGTCATAAAAAGGTGCCGCAATAACGTTATTTCAAAACACCTGGTACACCATGTAAAAAACTTCAGCACTGTGGGGGCGGGGTCAAAGGTGAATCTGGCCTCCCTGACTACAGCCTTTGCGGAGGCGCGAGACAAGGCCGCACTGAGGCTTGGCATCCAGTTTGGCAAGCAACCACCGAGCTTCCATGAAATGCGATCCCTGTCGGCCAGGCTGCATGCTGCTGAAGGAAGGGATCCGCAGAAACTACTCGGGCACCGATCATCAACCATGACTGATTTGTACCGAGACAGTCGCGGATCTGAGTGGATCGAAGTTGCATAG